The following are encoded in a window of Methanobrevibacter sp. V74 genomic DNA:
- a CDS encoding flippase: MANKLIRGSLIILIGNIIFRLGGYVYRFLMAILLGPTAYGILGITLPFQGIFQTLSAGGLPPAIAKYVAEYEAINEHDMARHTIYTALKIMIFLGLFFGILMIFVVSPWLAYGYLEKPAALIPLQIVGLITPFSVIVGAFRGAFQGVYKMEYIVYTRAVEQLGMILFATAFVLIGLSTVGALWGTVLGYSLSVVVAIYIFKVHMPKYIPKLSENFVFTRKDELTLVGTLVKFSIPVIITAIAEMLIYNICTIVMGRFLTFEDIGFFAAADPIARLPLIISISIATTILPASSEAFKLKDNLTLQKYVSEAYKYSLLFVVPMCVGLALFASPTLRILYFKNPAYVAGASALAILSIGMTFYSIFAISTSIIQGIGNPRIPMYILVGGTIVTGVLNWIMVPSLGIAGGALATSIACFLMMVPCIYFVFKLTKTKAPTKSIVKILIASLIMGIFALIIPKTTLYLFPSIFACIILYFFALILVKFFQKEDIDSLRQLSSKLGPIAKIVNRLLNLIEKLEFR; this comes from the coding sequence ATGGCTAATAAGTTGATAAGAGGTAGTTTGATAATTCTCATAGGTAACATAATTTTTCGTTTAGGTGGTTATGTTTATCGTTTTTTAATGGCTATACTTTTAGGCCCCACTGCCTATGGTATTTTAGGGATTACTCTTCCGTTTCAGGGAATTTTTCAGACTTTATCAGCTGGTGGGCTTCCTCCTGCAATAGCTAAGTATGTTGCTGAGTATGAAGCTATTAATGAGCATGACATGGCTCGTCACACGATATATACGGCTTTAAAAATAATGATATTTTTAGGTCTCTTCTTTGGAATTTTAATGATTTTCGTTGTTTCTCCATGGTTGGCTTATGGGTATCTTGAAAAACCGGCAGCATTAATACCTTTACAGATTGTTGGTCTTATTACTCCGTTTAGTGTTATTGTCGGTGCTTTTAGAGGAGCATTTCAGGGCGTTTATAAAATGGAGTATATTGTCTATACTCGTGCTGTTGAACAATTGGGGATGATTCTATTTGCTACTGCTTTTGTTTTAATCGGTTTGTCTACTGTTGGGGCTCTATGGGGTACAGTTTTAGGTTATTCCTTATCTGTCGTGGTTGCAATTTATATTTTTAAAGTTCATATGCCTAAATATATTCCAAAACTCAGTGAAAACTTTGTTTTTACAAGAAAAGATGAATTAACGCTTGTCGGAACTTTAGTTAAATTTTCAATTCCGGTTATTATCACAGCTATTGCAGAAATGCTTATTTATAATATTTGTACTATTGTCATGGGCAGATTTTTAACTTTTGAGGATATTGGATTTTTTGCAGCAGCAGATCCTATCGCACGTTTGCCGTTAATTATTTCTATATCTATTGCAACAACAATTTTGCCTGCTTCTTCGGAAGCTTTTAAACTTAAGGATAATCTAACTTTGCAGAAATATGTTTCTGAAGCTTATAAATATTCATTATTATTTGTTGTTCCTATGTGTGTAGGCCTTGCATTGTTCGCTTCTCCTACTTTAAGAATTTTATATTTTAAAAATCCGGCTTATGTTGCAGGTGCATCTGCTTTGGCCATTCTTTCCATTGGAATGACATTTTATTCAATATTTGCTATATCAACTAGTATTATTCAGGGTATTGGCAATCCGAGGATTCCTATGTATATTTTAGTTGGTGGAACTATTGTAACTGGAGTTTTAAATTGGATTATGGTTCCTAGTTTAGGTATTGCTGGCGGTGCATTGGCCACCAGTATTGCTTGCTTTTTAATGATGGTTCCATGTATTTATTTCGTATTCAAATTAACTAAAACAAAGGCTCCGACAAAATCCATTGTTAAAATATTGATTGCATCATTAATAATGGGTATTTTTGCATTAATTATTCCTAAAACTACTTTATACTTGTTCCCAAGCATTTTTGCTTGTATTATTCTGTATTTCTTTGCATTAATTTTAGTTAAATTCTTCCAAAAAGAAGATATTGATAGTTTAAGGCAATTGTCATCTAAATTAGGTCCGATTGCTAAGATTGTTAATAGATTACTGAACTTAATTGAAAAATTAGAATTTAGATAA
- a CDS encoding flavodoxin family protein, translating to MKVFGICASPRINTTNHVLTEALDKLSGHGFETELFNCQAKDLKPCLHCDYCLEHKKCIIQDDMGEVYENLQNSDGIILATPIQSGSISANLSIIMDRTRALEAIDYNLLRGKIGMSIAIGGDRTGGQDFAHLANITYFMIHGIIPVSGGPFGSNLGASFWSQDSLDGIKKDEYGMESLNRTLHEFENFLNKYI from the coding sequence ATGAAAGTTTTTGGAATTTGTGCAAGTCCCAGAATTAATACAACAAATCATGTTTTAACTGAGGCATTAGATAAATTAAGTGGGCATGGTTTTGAAACAGAATTGTTTAATTGTCAGGCTAAAGATCTTAAACCATGTCTTCATTGTGATTATTGTTTAGAGCATAAAAAATGCATTATACAAGATGATATGGGGGAAGTTTATGAAAACCTCCAGAATTCCGATGGAATTATTCTGGCCACTCCAATTCAATCTGGTTCTATTTCAGCAAATTTATCAATAATTATGGATAGGACTCGAGCTCTGGAAGCTATTGATTATAATTTATTGAGAGGTAAAATCGGTATGAGTATTGCTATTGGTGGCGATCGTACTGGTGGTCAGGATTTTGCTCATTTAGCCAATATAACTTATTTTATGATACATGGCATTATTCCTGTTAGTGGCGGACCATTCGGTTCTAATTTAGGTGCATCTTTTTGGTCTCAAGATTCTTTAGATGGAATTAAGAAAGATGAATATGGTATGGAGTCATTAAACAGGACTTTACATGAGTTTGAAAATTTCTTAAATAAATATATTTAA
- a CDS encoding undecaprenyl-diphosphate phosphatase, which yields MDIIQGIIIGIVQGLTEFLPVSSSAHLVFAQKLLGVESSLAFDIFLHLGTLIAVLWFFRGDIYKMLKSWWLSIGDILQGRFKQGFMEDPYKRLAWYVILATIPVGVVGVLFENSVDALFAGALYVPAFFLFVTGTILFLSQRMTSGNVNYDTITKKEALFMGLGQACAILPGLSRSGTTIAAGLTIDLDKEFAAKFSFILSIPAILGAFLLQAKDIGSTMDANFLPVFLGFIASIIAGYLAIKWMLDLIQNRSLDIFAYYCWLMGLIVFMGSIAHIF from the coding sequence ATGGATATAATTCAAGGAATAATAATCGGTATTGTTCAGGGATTAACTGAATTTTTACCAGTTAGTAGTTCGGCACACTTGGTATTTGCTCAAAAGTTATTGGGTGTTGAAAGCTCTCTTGCTTTTGATATTTTTCTTCATTTGGGAACTTTAATTGCAGTATTATGGTTCTTTAGAGGGGATATTTATAAAATGCTTAAATCTTGGTGGTTAAGTATTGGAGATATCCTTCAAGGAAGATTCAAGCAGGGTTTTATGGAGGATCCTTATAAAAGACTTGCATGGTATGTAATTCTTGCAACAATTCCTGTAGGTGTTGTAGGGGTGTTATTTGAAAATTCTGTCGATGCATTATTTGCAGGTGCATTGTATGTTCCGGCATTCTTTTTATTTGTAACTGGTACTATATTATTCTTGTCTCAAAGAATGACTAGTGGCAATGTTAATTATGATACAATTACAAAAAAAGAAGCATTATTCATGGGATTAGGTCAAGCATGTGCAATATTGCCCGGTCTTTCACGTTCAGGAACAACCATAGCTGCAGGTTTAACAATAGATCTTGATAAAGAATTTGCAGCAAAATTCAGTTTTATATTATCAATACCGGCTATTTTAGGTGCTTTTCTGTTACAGGCTAAGGATATTGGTTCTACAATGGATGCAAACTTCTTACCTGTATTTTTAGGTTTTATTGCATCAATTATCGCAGGATATCTCGCAATTAAATGGATGCTTGATTTAATACAAAATAGGAGTCTGGATATTTTTGCTTATTATTGCTGGTTGATGGGTTTAATAGTATTTATGGGTTCAATTGCCCATATTTTTTAA
- a CDS encoding F420-dependent methylenetetrahydromethanopterin dehydrogenase: protein MVVKIAIIKSGNIGTSPVIDLLLDERADRPNIDVRTFGSGAKMNPEQVEDVVPKIDDFKPDFAIFISPNPGAPGPAKARELLSAKDIPAIIVGDAPGKGKKDEMDEQGLGYIIVMSDPMIGAKREWLDPTEMAIFNADILKVLAETGALRLVQQTIDTVIEQAESGEIELPKLIVTAEKAAEAGGFENPYAKAKAIAAYEMAGSVANLDMKGCFMTKGFENFIPLVAAAHEIAACAANLAQEARDIEKANDTVLRTPHMKEGNPGCKTNLISKPE from the coding sequence ATGGTAGTAAAAATTGCTATTATTAAAAGTGGGAATATTGGTACATCCCCAGTAATTGACCTATTGTTAGACGAAAGAGCAGACAGACCAAATATCGATGTAAGAACATTTGGATCTGGTGCGAAAATGAATCCTGAACAAGTAGAAGACGTCGTGCCTAAAATAGACGATTTCAAACCAGATTTCGCAATTTTCATAAGCCCTAACCCAGGAGCACCTGGACCAGCTAAAGCAAGAGAGCTCTTATCTGCAAAAGATATTCCAGCAATTATCGTTGGTGATGCACCAGGTAAAGGTAAAAAAGATGAAATGGACGAACAAGGTTTAGGTTACATCATTGTAATGTCTGACCCAATGATTGGTGCTAAAAGAGAATGGCTAGACCCAACCGAAATGGCTATTTTCAATGCTGACATTTTAAAAGTTCTCGCAGAAACCGGTGCTTTAAGATTAGTACAACAAACCATTGATACTGTAATCGAACAAGCAGAATCTGGAGAAATCGAATTGCCAAAACTTATTGTTACTGCTGAAAAGGCTGCAGAAGCTGGCGGATTTGAAAACCCATATGCAAAAGCTAAGGCTATTGCTGCATATGAAATGGCTGGATCTGTTGCAAACTTAGACATGAAAGGTTGTTTCATGACCAAAGGTTTCGAAAACTTCATTCCATTAGTGGCTGCTGCTCATGAAATCGCTGCATGTGCTGCTAACTTAGCACAAGAAGCAAGAGATATCGAAAAAGCAAATGATACTGTTTTAAGAACCCCACATATGAAAGAAGGAAATCCTGGTTGTAAAACAAATTTAATTTCAAAACCAGAATAA
- a CDS encoding DUF3344 domain-containing protein, whose product MKLKTKVKKLALSLTLLFVLIMVISSVCAHDLDNPTDNLICSDDGSIESSDRGSDSKLAYSQSTSGAYINSDQEDITITKGDTPNGSGSLVDIDGNNHDGEDFPITISSNEKTASRELSNHKISCNFDDSLNFIASDNPYSIEFAPDESEYGSGYLEQGSSDLDKSWVKSTVKSRVIEPSLTYEGVVSGDVEVNSTNPWTISGVLNYTIPNNAKEIKNAIIYINIYSGSGSNPNYALDSNASITTINGNVNLGYEELLTLECSPDATVYTLNGHVTRVYSDYQLLYNVTEIVNGLNGTSVSVNVDSIQKEGYQFDGRIKLIALLLAYDDGDEDIINYWVDANQRYTTESMNLEFDTSSIKYVDESMWKNILLSSAEASYKINSQPVDDALVHVSGQYYQFNKWNVTESLTPATKTTLTYSNNGFSAKSVLAVLTVKTHEDPTAEINSISPEYSGIAYPGTVNALNIKVTPSRTGKYIIRLLADDVVVNTTEFDLIGGQNTLTIIDPTIRAIDETTVLNNNNKNVNWTVEVGYGENTIATKNLTVKILYNGYLGSEYAYGIDGYDSLMNISFTGDVVVDIKGDSTYMSSGNSARTDVWDVNLDNNSNIAGGFIIVPYNWFNYANGANVENSNMINATFNGHSLTAIAFNHDNPNLGWNYGYGSLIYDVSGLINSSGENSLVLNRIIGDPALNPSIFVYYYNTTGSTTLKNMYIVKGYDLFNNRFNKANRTNQAKSIINVESNKITNATIYIFAAGADKTDGHVVVNGEIFENCWNGGSKTTDLFQTDVTSIVKDSNNVSFVCTGETISSLAQFIVTSKDFAQVTASMKVLQNTKNIIYPEFNNTLSITVNTNKAGRYTFNLLANGLIVNTTEIDLNNGNNTLSLVDPTIRPLNESAKYIGSSGSYNNVDYQLQVLFNEEKVGETSCQAIVLYNGYLGKDIYNETGLEPFYNATITGNIVFLTNGTYASGINKYDLTNFTVNLTEKDLIVKAFLYVTYTYGGANDNIDMFIVTLNDNKLNPVFFARDQSNLKSNTGSGVVVYDVSNYIINGTNVLDLNKTGSAGVYPATLVYMYNTTGSKLIKEVYISNGADLLGTYGGLNNPIQVNSLINVDSSGMINATAYIFANGAVDGRGTVVINGESESHPWKGSSLSTDLYVKDMTSTINDKNNISVIFSGTSGSFTVLQQIIVLTKKVPEKLPTKIIAPSVKTVYNSNKKLIVTLKDSNGNLIANAKITIVLNGQSSEIITKENGQTSLSIPSKLSPKDYTVSISYDGDETHIKSTAITKVIVKKATPKLIAKKKTFKAKEKIKKYKIVLKDNGYKAMKKVKVKLRIKGKIYNAKTNSKGKAVFKIKKLTKKGKYTAKVIFNGSKCFNAVSKKVKIYIKK is encoded by the coding sequence ATGAAATTGAAAACAAAAGTTAAAAAATTGGCATTGTCATTAACTTTATTATTTGTTTTAATCATGGTTATTTCATCGGTTTGTGCACATGATTTGGATAATCCAACGGATAATTTAATTTGTAGTGATGATGGAAGTATTGAAAGTTCAGATAGGGGATCTGATTCAAAATTAGCTTATTCTCAAAGCACTTCAGGCGCATACATTAATTCTGATCAGGAAGATATTACAATCACCAAAGGAGACACGCCCAATGGTTCTGGCTCTCTTGTAGATATTGATGGAAATAATCATGATGGTGAAGATTTTCCAATAACAATATCTTCAAATGAAAAAACAGCATCTCGGGAATTATCAAATCATAAAATTAGTTGTAATTTCGATGATTCTTTGAATTTTATTGCAAGCGATAATCCATATAGTATAGAATTTGCTCCTGATGAATCTGAATACGGATCGGGATATTTAGAACAAGGTTCATCTGATCTGGACAAATCTTGGGTGAAATCGACTGTAAAATCAAGAGTAATTGAACCTTCATTAACATATGAGGGGGTTGTTTCTGGTGATGTAGAGGTAAATAGTACAAATCCTTGGACAATTAGTGGGGTACTTAATTATACAATTCCAAATAATGCAAAAGAAATTAAAAATGCAATAATATACATAAATATTTATTCTGGTAGTGGTAGTAATCCGAATTATGCTTTGGATTCTAATGCCAGTATTACAACTATCAACGGCAATGTGAATCTTGGATATGAGGAACTATTGACTTTAGAATGCAGTCCGGATGCTACTGTTTATACACTTAACGGTCATGTTACAAGAGTTTATTCAGATTATCAACTTCTTTATAATGTTACTGAAATAGTCAATGGTTTAAACGGAACTTCAGTATCTGTTAATGTTGATTCTATTCAAAAGGAGGGTTATCAGTTTGATGGTAGAATTAAATTAATCGCTTTATTATTAGCTTATGATGATGGAGATGAAGATATAATTAATTATTGGGTTGATGCTAATCAGAGGTACACAACTGAAAGCATGAATTTAGAATTTGATACTTCTTCTATAAAATACGTTGATGAATCAATGTGGAAGAATATTCTTTTATCAAGTGCAGAGGCAAGCTATAAAATTAATTCACAACCGGTTGATGATGCATTGGTACATGTATCTGGTCAGTATTATCAATTCAATAAATGGAATGTAACTGAAAGTCTTACTCCGGCTACTAAAACAACATTAACTTATTCAAATAATGGGTTTTCAGCAAAATCAGTTCTTGCGGTTTTAACTGTAAAAACCCACGAAGATCCAACTGCTGAAATCAATAGCATATCTCCGGAATATTCCGGAATTGCTTATCCTGGAACTGTTAATGCATTGAATATAAAAGTTACACCAAGTAGGACAGGTAAATATATTATCCGGCTATTGGCTGATGATGTAGTTGTAAATACTACAGAATTTGATTTGATTGGTGGTCAAAATACATTAACAATCATTGACCCAACAATTAGGGCCATTGATGAAACAACTGTTTTAAATAACAATAATAAAAATGTTAATTGGACAGTTGAGGTGGGTTACGGTGAAAACACAATCGCTACTAAAAATTTAACTGTTAAAATATTATATAATGGGTATTTGGGCAGTGAATATGCTTATGGTATTGATGGTTATGATTCATTAATGAATATTTCCTTCACCGGAGATGTTGTTGTTGATATAAAAGGAGATTCAACTTATATGTCTTCTGGTAATAGTGCAAGAACCGATGTTTGGGATGTTAATTTAGACAACAATTCAAATATTGCTGGCGGATTTATTATTGTTCCATATAATTGGTTTAATTATGCAAATGGTGCAAATGTTGAAAATAGTAACATGATTAATGCCACATTTAACGGACACTCTTTAACTGCTATCGCATTTAATCATGATAATCCAAATTTAGGATGGAACTATGGGTATGGATCTTTAATTTATGATGTAAGTGGTTTAATTAATTCTTCCGGTGAAAATTCTTTAGTTTTAAATAGGATAATCGGCGATCCTGCTTTAAATCCAAGTATTTTTGTTTACTATTATAACACTACTGGAAGCACAACACTTAAAAACATGTACATTGTAAAGGGATATGATTTATTTAATAATAGGTTTAATAAAGCAAATAGAACCAATCAAGCTAAATCTATAATAAATGTAGAATCTAATAAAATAACTAATGCAACTATTTATATTTTTGCAGCTGGTGCTGATAAAACAGACGGACATGTTGTTGTAAATGGGGAGATATTTGAAAATTGTTGGAATGGCGGTTCTAAAACTACTGATTTATTCCAAACTGATGTAACTAGTATTGTTAAGGATTCGAATAATGTATCTTTTGTATGCACCGGTGAGACTATTTCTTCTTTAGCTCAATTTATTGTAACATCTAAAGATTTTGCTCAGGTTACCGCTTCGATGAAAGTATTACAAAACACTAAAAACATTATTTATCCCGAGTTTAATAATACATTATCTATCACTGTTAATACAAATAAGGCAGGTAGATATACATTTAATTTATTAGCTAATGGATTAATTGTCAATACAACTGAAATTGATTTAAATAATGGTAATAATACTTTAAGTTTGGTTGATCCTACAATTAGGCCATTGAATGAATCTGCTAAATACATTGGATCATCTGGTAGTTATAATAATGTAGATTATCAACTTCAAGTTTTATTCAATGAAGAAAAAGTAGGTGAAACTTCTTGTCAGGCTATTGTGTTATATAATGGTTATCTTGGTAAAGATATTTATAATGAAACTGGTTTAGAGCCATTTTATAATGCCACTATTACAGGCAATATTGTTTTCTTAACAAATGGAACTTATGCCTCTGGTATCAATAAATATGATTTAACAAACTTCACTGTTAATTTAACAGAAAAAGATTTAATTGTTAAAGCATTTTTATATGTTACATATACTTATGGTGGAGCTAATGACAATATTGACATGTTCATTGTCACTTTAAATGACAATAAATTGAATCCTGTCTTTTTTGCCCGTGATCAAAGTAATTTAAAATCCAATACTGGATCAGGTGTTGTTGTTTATGATGTAAGTAATTATATCATAAATGGTACTAATGTATTGGATTTAAATAAAACAGGTTCTGCAGGAGTTTATCCAGCAACTTTAGTTTATATGTATAATACTACTGGCAGTAAACTTATAAAAGAAGTTTATATTTCTAACGGAGCTGATTTATTAGGTACTTATGGGGGATTAAACAACCCTATTCAAGTTAATTCACTCATCAATGTTGATTCATCAGGCATGATTAATGCTACTGCTTATATTTTCGCTAATGGTGCTGTAGATGGTAGAGGTACTGTTGTAATAAATGGGGAAAGTGAAAGTCATCCGTGGAAGGGTTCATCTTTATCAACAGATTTATATGTAAAAGATATGACCTCTACAATTAATGATAAAAACAATATTTCCGTAATATTCAGCGGAACTTCTGGCAGCTTTACAGTATTGCAACAAATCATTGTTTTAACCAAGAAGGTTCCTGAAAAACTTCCAACCAAAATTATTGCTCCTAGTGTAAAAACAGTTTATAACTCCAATAAAAAATTAATTGTAACTTTAAAAGACAGTAATGGAAATTTAATTGCCAATGCTAAGATTACCATAGTTTTAAATGGTCAATCTAGTGAAATAATTACAAAGGAGAACGGTCAAACTAGTTTATCTATTCCAAGTAAATTATCTCCAAAAGACTATACTGTAAGCATTTCATATGATGGTGATGAAACACATATTAAATCCACCGCTATTACAAAAGTTATAGTTAAAAAAGCAACTCCTAAACTAATCGCCAAAAAGAAAACTTTCAAAGCTAAAGAAAAAATCAAAAAATATAAAATTGTTTTAAAAGACAATGGATATAAGGCTATGAAGAAAGTAAAGGTTAAACTCAGAATTAAAGGCAAAATCTATAATGCAAAAACTAATTCTAAAGGTAAAGCAGTCTTTAAGATTAAAAAGTTAACTAAAAAAGGAAAATACACAGCTAAAGTTATATTTAATGGTAGCAAATGTTTTAACGCAGTAAGTAAAAAAGTCAAAATCTATATTAAAAAATAG
- the hisB gene encoding imidazoleglycerol-phosphate dehydratase HisB gives MTRIANVSRKTSETDIQIKMNLDGTGVYNISTGIHFFNHMLESFSKHSMIDLDVKALGDLEIDDHHTIEDVGILLGEAFLEAIGDKKGIKRMAHAIVPMDESVSTVAIDISGRSYCNMFLNFKNEKIGDMTSDIVIHFFESFASSAKLNIYGAVEGVNDHHKAEAVFKAFAKSLKEAIKIEHDQIPSTKGIL, from the coding sequence ATGACTAGAATTGCAAATGTTTCAAGAAAAACATCAGAAACAGATATTCAAATTAAAATGAATCTAGATGGAACTGGAGTTTACAATATTTCAACTGGTATACACTTTTTCAATCACATGCTAGAATCGTTTTCCAAACATTCAATGATTGATTTGGATGTTAAAGCACTAGGGGATCTTGAAATAGATGATCACCACACTATAGAAGATGTTGGAATTTTATTAGGCGAAGCTTTTCTTGAAGCTATTGGTGATAAGAAAGGTATTAAAAGAATGGCTCATGCAATTGTTCCGATGGATGAGTCAGTATCGACTGTCGCAATCGATATTAGTGGACGTAGTTATTGCAACATGTTTTTAAACTTTAAAAACGAAAAAATCGGAGACATGACCTCTGATATTGTAATACATTTTTTCGAATCCTTTGCTTCATCAGCAAAATTAAATATTTATGGTGCCGTCGAAGGGGTTAACGATCATCACAAGGCGGAAGCTGTTTTTAAAGCATTCGCTAAATCTCTAAAAGAAGCTATTAAAATTGAGCATGATCAAATACCTTCTACAAAAGGCATATTGTGA
- a CDS encoding 4Fe-4S binding protein: protein MLQILVDEDKCIGCGKCEEICPKGAKIWKVGRVARILDLRYCHVCTLCAMECPTDCIKIIRPGEED, encoded by the coding sequence ATGTTACAAATTTTAGTTGATGAAGATAAATGTATCGGTTGTGGAAAATGTGAGGAGATTTGTCCTAAAGGAGCTAAAATTTGGAAAGTGGGGCGAGTTGCACGTATATTGGATTTAAGATATTGTCACGTTTGCACACTATGTGCTATGGAATGCCCTACAGACTGTATTAAAATCATACGTCCAGGTGAAGAAGACTAA
- a CDS encoding branched-chain amino acid transaminase, whose amino-acid sequence MAWDDKQTKVWFDGELVDWKDANISVLSHVVHYGTSVFEGIRAYKNDNGVAVFRLEEHVQRLFDSAKVYKMDIPFTQDEIAEAILETVRVNDLDGCYIRPIVFRGYGELGVNPLGCPVNVAIAAWEWGSYLGEEGMANGVDIGVSSWRKPAPDTFPTLAKCGANYMNSQLAKLEAIDNGFDEAIMLDYQGHVSEGSGENIFLVEGERLYTPSMSSSNLKGITRDSIMTIAADLGYEVVEETISRERLYFADEVFFTGTAAEITPIRSIDRRTIGFGKRGPISEKLQTAFFDLVEGKSEDKYGWLSYI is encoded by the coding sequence ATGGCATGGGATGACAAGCAAACAAAAGTATGGTTTGATGGTGAATTAGTTGACTGGAAGGATGCAAATATTTCAGTACTTTCACATGTAGTTCATTATGGAACTAGCGTTTTTGAAGGAATTCGTGCATATAAAAATGACAATGGAGTAGCAGTTTTCCGTTTAGAGGAACATGTTCAACGTCTATTCGACTCAGCAAAAGTATATAAGATGGATATTCCATTCACACAAGATGAAATCGCAGAAGCAATCTTAGAAACTGTCCGTGTAAATGACCTCGATGGATGTTACATACGTCCAATTGTATTTAGGGGTTATGGAGAACTTGGTGTAAACCCATTAGGATGTCCGGTAAATGTTGCAATAGCTGCATGGGAATGGGGATCATACCTTGGAGAAGAAGGTATGGCTAATGGTGTAGATATTGGTGTGTCCTCTTGGAGAAAACCGGCTCCGGATACTTTCCCAACACTTGCAAAATGTGGAGCTAATTACATGAACTCCCAACTTGCAAAATTGGAAGCTATAGATAATGGATTTGATGAAGCAATCATGCTTGACTATCAGGGACATGTTTCAGAAGGTAGTGGGGAAAACATATTTTTAGTTGAAGGGGAAAGATTATACACTCCGTCCATGTCATCATCTAACCTTAAAGGAATCACAAGGGATTCAATCATGACTATTGCAGCTGATTTAGGTTATGAAGTTGTTGAAGAAACAATTTCCAGGGAAAGATTATACTTTGCAGATGAAGTATTCTTCACAGGGACTGCAGCTGAAATCACTCCTATTCGTTCAATCGACCGCAGGACTATTGGATTTGGTAAGAGAGGTCCGATTTCTGAAAAATTACAAACTGCTTTCTTTGATTTAGTTGAAGGCAAGTCTGAAGATAAATATGGTTGGTTATCATATATCTAA
- a CDS encoding TOBE domain-containing protein, translating into MTDVSAGVEYKINVDGNSFLLDNKKYNLLVSILETGSLTASAKKIDVSYRTALNYIDKIESTLDVKVVTTTKGGKGGGGGTSLTEEGYSILKECKKINAIMELHKDVNEIEAEVVDIKDAKGIMTIKNEEFQINAPLNRNYEIGDRILALISYDNIFLMLEPQTSSIRNILEGQIIEMRLESEIIRVKVNVGGVILCCDITVSAEKELNLNIGKSVYLGFKAMSVATLKL; encoded by the coding sequence ATGACTGATGTGAGTGCAGGTGTTGAATATAAAATTAATGTCGATGGCAATTCTTTTTTATTAGATAATAAAAAATACAATTTACTTGTATCTATATTGGAAACCGGTTCTTTAACTGCATCGGCTAAGAAAATCGATGTTTCTTATAGGACTGCATTAAATTATATTGATAAAATTGAATCAACACTCGATGTTAAAGTTGTAACTACTACAAAAGGTGGAAAAGGCGGAGGTGGAGGAACCTCATTAACTGAAGAGGGTTATTCTATCTTAAAAGAATGTAAAAAGATTAATGCTATTATGGAACTCCATAAAGATGTTAATGAAATTGAAGCTGAAGTTGTCGATATTAAGGATGCTAAGGGCATAATGACAATTAAAAATGAAGAATTTCAGATTAATGCTCCATTAAATAGAAATTACGAAATCGGCGACAGGATATTAGCTTTAATTAGTTATGACAATATTTTTTTAATGTTAGAGCCACAAACTTCCAGTATCCGTAATATTTTAGAAGGTCAGATAATTGAAATGAGACTTGAAAGCGAGATTATTCGTGTTAAAGTCAATGTTGGTGGGGTTATATTATGTTGTGATATTACTGTATCAGCCGAAAAAGAATTAAATCTAAACATCGGTAAATCAGTTTACCTGGGATTTAAAGCTATGTCTGTTGCAACTTTGAAATTATAA